Proteins encoded together in one Hymenobacter monticola window:
- a CDS encoding polyprenol monophosphomannose synthase, with the protein MSEGLVLIPTYNERENAELIIRKVMSLPRAFNVLIIDDGSPDGTAAVVRGLQAEFPERLFLEERAGKQGLGTAYIHGFRWALARGYEYIFEMDADFSHNPEDLLRLHDACAEQGYDLAIGSRYIEGVNVVNWPMSRVLMSYFASWYVRLITGMPIRDATAGFKCYTARVLRAIELEKIHFVGYAFQIEMKWLAYQLGFRIKEVPIIFTDRTRGTSKMSKGIFQEALFGVLQMKVSSWVHPLKPVGRE; encoded by the coding sequence ATGAGCGAAGGCCTCGTCCTAATTCCAACGTACAACGAACGCGAAAATGCGGAGCTGATTATCCGCAAGGTGATGTCGTTGCCGCGGGCCTTTAATGTACTGATTATCGACGACGGCTCGCCCGATGGCACGGCCGCCGTGGTGCGCGGCCTGCAAGCCGAGTTTCCGGAGCGGCTTTTCCTGGAAGAGCGCGCCGGCAAGCAGGGCCTCGGCACGGCCTACATCCACGGCTTTCGGTGGGCGCTGGCGCGGGGCTACGAGTACATCTTCGAGATGGACGCGGACTTTTCGCACAACCCCGAAGACCTGCTGCGTTTGCACGACGCCTGCGCCGAGCAGGGCTACGACCTGGCCATCGGCTCGCGCTACATCGAGGGCGTGAACGTGGTGAACTGGCCCATGTCGCGGGTGCTGATGTCGTATTTCGCCTCGTGGTACGTGCGCCTCATCACGGGCATGCCCATCCGCGACGCCACGGCGGGCTTCAAGTGCTACACCGCGCGGGTGCTGCGCGCTATTGAGCTGGAGAAGATTCACTTCGTGGGCTACGCCTTCCAGATTGAGATGAAGTGGCTGGCCTACCAGCTGGGCTTCCGCATCAAGGAAGTGCCCATCATCTTCACCGACCGCACGCGCGGCACCTCCAAGATGTCGAAGGGCATTTTCCAGGAAGCCCTGTTTGGCGTGCTCCAGATGAAGGTGAGCAGCTGGGTGCACCCGTTGAAGCCGGTAGGGCGGGAATAG
- a CDS encoding TerC family protein, whose protein sequence is MENTPLFWLVFVAFVVGLLLLDLLVFNRKSHEIKLREALGWSAFWVVLSLGFNGLVYRTMGHQAGLQWLTGYLVEKALSVDNLFVFLLIFNYFKVPGQYQHRILFWGVLGALILRAVFILIGGALLAKFHFLLYLLGAFLVYTGIKMGFSGSEPDIDPENNPVVRFLSRHLPITRQLDGGKFFIKKDGLRFATPLFVVLVMVETTDVVFAADSIPAILAITRDTFVVFTSNVFALLGLRAMYFALASMMRLFHYLHYGLALILVFIGAKILFEYLYPIPMPWALGVVGGLLVLSVVASLIWPKRDA, encoded by the coding sequence ATGGAAAACACTCCCTTGTTCTGGCTGGTCTTTGTGGCTTTCGTGGTGGGGCTGCTGCTGCTCGATTTGCTGGTTTTCAACCGTAAGTCCCACGAAATCAAGCTGCGCGAGGCACTGGGCTGGAGCGCTTTTTGGGTAGTGCTGTCGCTGGGGTTCAATGGGCTGGTGTACCGCACCATGGGCCACCAGGCGGGCCTGCAGTGGCTGACGGGCTACCTCGTGGAAAAGGCCCTGAGCGTGGACAACCTGTTTGTTTTCCTGCTCATTTTCAACTACTTCAAAGTACCCGGGCAATACCAGCACCGCATCCTGTTCTGGGGCGTGCTGGGCGCGCTCATTCTGCGGGCCGTTTTCATCCTGATTGGCGGGGCGCTGCTGGCCAAGTTCCACTTCCTGCTTTACCTGCTGGGCGCTTTTCTGGTATACACGGGCATCAAGATGGGGTTCAGCGGCAGCGAGCCCGACATCGACCCCGAGAACAATCCCGTGGTGCGCTTTCTGAGCCGCCACCTGCCCATCACGCGGCAGCTGGATGGCGGCAAGTTCTTCATCAAAAAAGACGGGCTGCGCTTCGCCACGCCGCTTTTTGTGGTGCTGGTGATGGTAGAAACCACCGACGTGGTGTTTGCGGCCGACTCCATTCCGGCCATTCTGGCCATCACCCGCGACACGTTTGTGGTGTTCACCTCCAACGTGTTTGCCCTGCTGGGGCTGCGGGCCATGTACTTCGCCCTGGCCAGCATGATGCGCCTGTTTCACTACCTGCACTACGGCCTGGCGCTGATTCTCGTGTTCATCGGGGCCAAGATTCTGTTCGAGTACCTGTACCCAATTCCCATGCCCTGGGCGCTGGGCGTGGTGGGCGGGCTGCTGGTGCTGAGCGTGGTGGCTTCGCTGATTTGGCCTAAAAGAGACGCCTAA